A single window of Manduca sexta isolate Smith_Timp_Sample1 unplaced genomic scaffold, JHU_Msex_v1.0 HiC_scaffold_1514, whole genome shotgun sequence DNA harbors:
- the LOC119191426 gene encoding uncharacterized protein LOC119191426, with product MTKSKTGYFALGFFTFAATFIIISFVSPYWLITDGKLKEPKFIKLGLWEVCFHKFEDVHHWYETIFNSCWWIFEEEYYIIHDLLLPGFFIATQFFFTIALCCVLVSLFLAYIYMKKDKDDENYLTLLVTLGTVLVIGGFAGMISVIIFGARGDGRDWMPNWEHNDLGWAFALGVIGVIALFPAGILFLVEARVQKYKRLHEMQSREPSAYTMHERKISYAGGHTDI from the exons atgactAAGTCTAAAACTGGGTATTTTGCTCTTGGTTTCTTCACGTTTGCtgctacatttataataatttcatttgttaGCCCATACTGGTTGATAACCGATGGAAAACTCAAGGAACCCAAATTTATTAAACTAG gtttatGGGAGGTGTGCTTTCATAAATTTGAAGACGTACATCATTGGTATGAAACTATATTCAATAGTTGTTGGTGGATATTCGAAGAAGAGTATTACATTATACATGACTTACTTTTACCCGGATTCTTCATAGCAACGCAATTCTTCTTTACAATAGCGTTATGCTGTGTACTTGTATCGCTATTCTTGGCGTATATTTATATGAAGAAAGATAAAGATGACGAAAATTATTTGACTCTTTTAGTCACTTTGGGGACTGTGCTCGTTATTGGAG gTTTTGCTGGTATGATATCAGTAATCATTTTTGGAGCAAGAGGAGATGGTCGGGACTGGATGCCTAACTGGGAACACAATGACCTTGGTTGGGCTTTTGCTCTTGGGGTCATAGGAGTAATTGCCCTCTTTCCTGCAGGCATCTTATTCTTAGTAGAAGCAagagtacaaaaatataaacggtTACATGAAATGCAGAGCCGTGAGCCTTCAGCATATACTATGCATGAGAGGAAGATAAGCTATGCTGGTGGTCACACTGATATTTAA
- the LOC115448995 gene encoding LOW QUALITY PROTEIN: transcription termination factor 5, mitochondrial (The sequence of the model RefSeq protein was modified relative to this genomic sequence to represent the inferred CDS: inserted 1 base in 1 codon; deleted 3 bases in 2 codons) yields MNMHHCRYLSILRHKPIQIAICKHYSSEEHWLKNFSKHVNITESEARYLSLKQPVIKKLDETKLQCLLSTIQDLGFSKQVLLNQPSLFGIVPFTLRYRYRVLQECGIATITPEHLCSYLPLVKQKTISQLKKSGDISVFINVENRLASYLTQWPTSVTTLISEDVNKLSLYNIRLKIIQRYLELELDLTKEEFNRGVETYPTTKHRPLEVLNEVLQILLSQIMMPKHKIKSNLYLLHSDPENIRDIILKLRTIGGIDVREVIRMRPKLAMKNCFTMIEIKNILYEYEINNEAQKRCFDIYTLAPSTVRERLERARNMPEFNTFYNHPRFLKMIHYNNTVLKRLNKLYDNNKKCMSLNILSGSSAHYEVFERAPGDRLGKGKDLLFCVSQLLSTKYSMNEIRKVXKRHPFWINIPLVQVKFVCHNLLKEYSNEDIYENCPILLYPWNKIRDTLLILNGESTPKKFPISIEYCNLNQLKKSQKLSLALYILEKNHYFTGNGVWTEEKSKTSNNLFDGVQKEGNYASNV; encoded by the exons ATGAACATGCATCATTGTAGATATTTAAGCATTTTACGGCATAAACCAATACAAATAGCaatatgtaaacattattcAAGCGAAGAACATTGGCTAAAGAACTTTTCTAAACATGTAAACATTACTGAAAGTGAAGCACGATATTTGAGTTTAAAACAACCTGTGATTAAAAAACTGGACGAAACAAAACTACAATGTTTATTAAGTACTATACAAGATTTGGGATTTTCAAAACAGGTATTGTTGAATCAACCATCTTTATTTGGGATAGTACCTTTCACATTGAGATACCGGTACAGAGTGTTACAAGAATGTGGAATAGCAACAATAACGCCAGAACATTTATGTTCTTATTTGCCTTTAGTGAAACAGAAAACCATTAGTCAGTTGAAAAAAAGTGGAGATATATCAGTTTTCATAAATGTAGAAAATAGACTAGCAAGTTATTTGACTCAGTGGCCTACATCAGTGACTACTTTAATTTCAGaagatgtaaataaattatcactttataatattcgtcttaaaattattcaaaggtATTTGGAACTTGAATTGGATCTCACTAAAGAAGAATTTAACAGAGGTGTGGAAACATATCCTACAACA AAACACAGGCCATTGGAAGTTTTAAATGAAGTTTTACAAATCTTATTATCTCAAATTATGATgccaaaacataaaattaagtcTAATTTATACTTACTACATTCTGATCCAGAAAACATaagagatataatattaaaattaaggaCAATAGGTGGTATTGATGTACGAGAAGTCATAAGAATGCGGCCCAAATTAGCTATGAAGAATTGTTTCACAATGATAgaaattaagaatatattatatgaatatgaaATCAACAATGAAGCACAAAAAAGATGCTTTGATATTTACACATTGGCACCAAGTACAGTGAGAGAAAGACTGGAGAGAGCCAGAAACATGCCAGAGTTCAACACATTTTATAATCATCCAAGGTTTTTGAAAAtgatacattataataacacagttttaaaaagattaaataagttgtatgataataataaaaagtgtatGAGCCTTAACATATTATCAGGTAGTTCAGCACACTACGAGGTTTTTGAAAGAGCCCCAGGTGATCGGTTA GGAAAGGGAAAAGACCTTTTATTTTGTGTCTCTCAGTTGTTGTCAACTAAATATAGTATGAATGAAATTCGCAAAG TTAAAAGGCACCCTTTCTGGATAAATATACCATTAGTACAAGTAAAGTTTGTGTGTCATAATTTATTGAAGGAGTATAGTAATGAAGATATCTATGAAAATTGCCCGATACTGCTTTATCCATGGAATAAAATAAGAGACACACTTTTAATTCTCAATGGAGAAAGTACCCCAAAAAAATTCCCAATTTCAATAGAATATTGCAACTTGAATCAGTTGAAAAAGTCTCAGAAATTAAGTTTAGCTCTATACATTCTTGAGAAAAATCACTATTTTACTGGTAATGGAGTATGGACTGAAGAGAAAAGTAAgacttcaaataatttatttgatggagTACAAAAGGAAGGGAATTATGCTAGTAATGTTTAA